A stretch of the Aggregicoccus sp. 17bor-14 genome encodes the following:
- a CDS encoding carbonic anhydrase, protein MSRALLVPLVASAALAQAPVPHASPDAGPDGATSWRELQQGNQRYLHEAPERRDSAARRAETAQAQHPKAAVLSCSDSRVPPEQIFDQGVGDLFVVRAAGEVADTAAIASLEYAVAHLGTRLIVVLGHERCGAVAAAASREEPESPNLASLVDDIAPALAPLPESERAGIHGVEANVNLQADRLLAKSELLRRAVQEGRVTLVREVYDLDTGEVHAISPATHATVH, encoded by the coding sequence ATGTCTCGCGCCCTGCTCGTCCCCCTCGTCGCCAGTGCGGCCCTCGCCCAGGCTCCCGTCCCCCACGCCAGCCCCGACGCGGGCCCCGACGGCGCGACCTCGTGGAGGGAGCTGCAGCAGGGCAACCAGCGCTACCTCCACGAAGCGCCCGAGAGGCGCGACAGCGCGGCCCGCCGCGCCGAGACCGCGCAGGCGCAGCACCCGAAGGCCGCGGTGCTCAGCTGCTCGGACAGCCGCGTGCCACCGGAGCAGATCTTCGACCAGGGCGTGGGCGACCTCTTCGTCGTGCGCGCCGCGGGAGAGGTGGCGGACACGGCGGCCATCGCGAGCCTCGAGTACGCGGTGGCGCACCTGGGCACGCGGCTCATCGTGGTGCTCGGCCACGAGCGCTGCGGCGCGGTGGCCGCCGCCGCCTCGCGCGAGGAGCCCGAGAGCCCGAACCTCGCGAGCCTCGTGGACGACATCGCGCCCGCGCTCGCGCCGCTGCCGGAGTCCGAGCGCGCCGGCATCCACGGCGTGGAGGCGAACGTGAACCTCCAGGCGGACCGGCTGCTCGCGAAGAGCGAGCTGCTGCGCCGCGCAGTCCAGGAGGGCCGCGTGACCCTGGTGCGCGAGGTGTACGACCTGGACACGGGCGAGGTGCACGCCATCAGCCCCGCGACGCACGCGACGGTGCACTGA